One segment of Methanolinea mesophila DNA contains the following:
- a CDS encoding DUF5654 family protein — protein sequence MSFKDEVLDKIGALMTAAFGLVAALAWNGAIQEIFKVVFGTASTIAAQLTYAIVVTIIAVIFTIWIARAISHAKGEEKKKETTP from the coding sequence ATGTCATTTAAGGATGAGGTACTTGACAAGATTGGCGCACTAATGACCGCAGCATTCGGGCTGGTCGCGGCACTTGCATGGAACGGAGCAATTCAGGAGATCTTCAAGGTAGTATTCGGTACGGCGAGCACCATCGCAGCCCAGCTGACCTATGCGATAGTCGTAACCATTATCGCGGTGATCTTCACCATCTGGATCGCACGGGCGATATCGCATGCCAAGGGGGAAGAGAAGAAGAAGGAAACCACCCCCTGA
- a CDS encoding type I 3-dehydroquinate dehydratase — MKLAVSITDPGDIPVALGFNPDLVELRLDLMPGVPSRELEDCLSVADIPVILTLRSRDEGGEFEGSPARWEQVLGPYLDIPDYIDIEEKYREYAPGIAARGCTVVASWHTFSMPSREILEEKYRALRDYGDIPKIITVPGNEHDVLSLCRFTAEAGKPLITGTMGPGFRFSRLFLLFFGSWAAFCHCGKPAAPGQFHISEAREVLRLLR, encoded by the coding sequence ATGAAACTGGCAGTATCCATAACAGATCCTGGGGATATCCCGGTCGCGCTCGGGTTTAATCCCGACCTCGTAGAATTGAGGCTGGACCTGATGCCCGGTGTCCCCTCGAGGGAGCTGGAGGATTGCCTGTCGGTAGCCGATATCCCTGTAATCCTTACCCTGAGGAGCCGGGATGAAGGGGGCGAGTTCGAAGGAAGTCCCGCCCGGTGGGAACAGGTCCTCGGGCCGTATCTCGACATCCCGGATTACATCGATATCGAGGAAAAATACCGGGAATATGCTCCCGGCATCGCCGCCCGGGGATGTACCGTCGTCGCCTCCTGGCATACGTTCTCCATGCCGTCCCGGGAGATCCTCGAGGAGAAATACAGAGCCCTGCGGGATTACGGAGATATCCCCAAGATTATTACGGTCCCCGGGAACGAGCACGATGTACTTTCGCTGTGCCGGTTCACTGCCGAGGCTGGAAAACCGCTCATCACCGGGACCATGGGGCCCGGCTTCCGGTTTTCTCGCCTCTTCCTTTTATTCTTCGGTTCGTGGGCTGCGTTCTGCCATTGCGGGAAACCCGCTGCCCCTGGGCAGTTCCATATCAGCGAGGCGAGGGAAGTGCTCCGCCTCCTCCGCTGA
- a CDS encoding sulfurtransferase, which translates to MATTYPYPGGDSAVQWVSTEWLAQHLQDKDLTILDTQPNIHEYVKEHIPGALYVNEGLFRIHTGNLPTVWIAPEAAQILLQTLGLDAGKPVVVYTSSGHLTKCEGFVGDGLEQTFLAYTLARFGHHRVYVLDGGLDKWRAEKRPMTQKYPTAGRSSFRSTVMRDYFITYDEFLQQKDKPDTIVLDARPAAFYEGQGPWSKPGHIPGAVSLPWKSLMDPGNSRLLKPEADIRAMLREKGVSPDKQVICSCGTGREATNEFILFRFFLGFPRVKLYEGSFTEWLTYPDNPTVTGTKPR; encoded by the coding sequence ATGGCAACGACCTATCCATACCCGGGGGGGGATTCGGCAGTACAATGGGTCTCCACCGAATGGCTTGCACAGCACCTCCAGGATAAGGACCTGACCATCCTTGATACCCAGCCGAACATCCACGAATATGTAAAGGAGCATATCCCGGGGGCCCTCTACGTGAACGAAGGGCTCTTCCGGATCCACACCGGGAACCTTCCCACCGTATGGATCGCCCCCGAGGCGGCGCAGATCCTCCTTCAGACGCTGGGGCTGGACGCCGGGAAACCGGTGGTGGTCTACACCAGTTCGGGACACCTCACGAAGTGCGAGGGATTCGTGGGCGACGGCCTGGAACAGACATTCCTCGCCTATACTCTCGCACGTTTCGGGCACCACAGGGTGTATGTCCTCGACGGCGGGCTTGATAAATGGCGGGCCGAGAAACGGCCGATGACACAGAAGTACCCGACAGCCGGGAGGTCATCGTTCAGGAGCACGGTCATGCGGGACTATTTCATCACATACGACGAGTTCCTGCAGCAGAAGGACAAGCCCGATACTATCGTCCTCGACGCGAGGCCTGCTGCATTTTACGAGGGCCAGGGACCGTGGAGCAAACCCGGCCATATCCCCGGGGCGGTCAGTCTTCCATGGAAGAGCCTGATGGATCCGGGCAATTCCAGGCTCCTTAAACCGGAGGCGGATATCAGGGCGATGCTTCGGGAGAAAGGAGTGAGCCCCGACAAACAGGTCATCTGCTCGTGCGGGACAGGGAGGGAGGCGACGAACGAGTTCATCCTCTTCCGGTTCTTCCTCGGGTTTCCCAGGGTAAAACTCTACGAGGGATCGTTTACCGAGTGGCTGACCTATCCCGATAACCCTACGGTCACCGGGACGAAACCCCGATAA